A section of the Carya illinoinensis cultivar Pawnee chromosome 12, C.illinoinensisPawnee_v1, whole genome shotgun sequence genome encodes:
- the LOC122290117 gene encoding NAP1-related protein 1-like isoform X3 codes for MVADKGKKLKVAEKLEEKGSESIVGKLLVSVEKLQEIQDELETINEEASDKVLEVEQKYNEIRRPVYDKRTEMIKSIPDFWLTAFLSHPALGELLNEEDQKIFKHLSSLEVEDFKDVKSGYSITLHFNPNPYFEDTNLTKTFTYADDDGTTKITATSIKWKEGMGIPNGINHEKKGNKRPASNESFFSWFTDTQEKDHSDIHDEIAEIIKEDLWPNPLTYFNNDADEEDFDDKETIEEGKDGDDSEESEDDQEDEDDDDDDEDGGEDDGK; via the exons ATGGTGGCCGACAAGGGAAAGAAGCTGAAGGTAGCGGAGAAACTCGAGGAAAAAGGCTCGGAGAGCATCGTTGGGAAACTACTCGTCTCTGTTGAGAAGCTGCAGGAGATCCAAGACGAGCTTGAGACG ATCAATGAGGAGGCCAGTGATAAAGTCCTGGAAGTGGAGCAGAAGTACAATGAGATACGCAGGCCTGTATATGACAAGCGGACTGAAATGATCAAATCCATTCCCGACTTCTGGTTAACTGCT TTTTTGAGTCATCCTGCTCTAGGCGAACTTTTGAATGAAGAGGATCAAAAG ATATTCAAGCATCTAAGTTCTCTTGAAGTGGAAGATTTCAAAGATGTTAAATCGGGTTACTCTATCACATtg CACTTTAACCCAAATCCTTACTTTGAAGATACAAATCTTACAAAGACTTTCACTTATGCTGATGATGATGGAACGACAAAAATTACTGCTACATCAATAAAGTGGAAAGAGGGCATG GGCATACCAAATGGGATCAACCATGAGAAGAAAGGGAACAAGCGGCCTGCTAGTAATGAAAG CTTTTTTAGCTGGTTTACTGATACTCAAGAGAAAGATCACTCGGACATTCATGATGAG ATTGCAGAAATCATCAAGGAGGATTTATGGCCGAATCCACTCACTTACTTCAATAAT GATGCAGATGAAGAAGACTTTGATGACAAAGAGACCATTGAAGAG GGAAAGGATGGTGATGACTCTGAAGAGAGTGAGGACgaccaagaagatgaagatgacgacgatgatgacgaagatggtGGTGAAGATGATGGCAAGTAA
- the LOC122290117 gene encoding NAP1-related protein 1-like isoform X4: MVADKGKKLKVAEKLEEKGSESIVGKLLVSVEKLQEIQDELETINEEASDKVLEVEQKYNEIRRPVYDKRTEMIKSIPDFWLTAFLSHPALGELLNEEDQKIFKHLSSLEVEDFKDVKSGYSITLHFNPNPYFEDTNLTKTFTYADDDGTTKITATSIKWKEGMGIPNGINHEKKGNKRPASNESFFSWFTDTQEKDHSDIHDEMKKTLMTKRPLKRERMVMTLKRVRTTKKMKMTTMMTKMVVKMMASKVPLSGHSFMAFTTLVMAYVR; this comes from the exons ATGGTGGCCGACAAGGGAAAGAAGCTGAAGGTAGCGGAGAAACTCGAGGAAAAAGGCTCGGAGAGCATCGTTGGGAAACTACTCGTCTCTGTTGAGAAGCTGCAGGAGATCCAAGACGAGCTTGAGACG ATCAATGAGGAGGCCAGTGATAAAGTCCTGGAAGTGGAGCAGAAGTACAATGAGATACGCAGGCCTGTATATGACAAGCGGACTGAAATGATCAAATCCATTCCCGACTTCTGGTTAACTGCT TTTTTGAGTCATCCTGCTCTAGGCGAACTTTTGAATGAAGAGGATCAAAAG ATATTCAAGCATCTAAGTTCTCTTGAAGTGGAAGATTTCAAAGATGTTAAATCGGGTTACTCTATCACATtg CACTTTAACCCAAATCCTTACTTTGAAGATACAAATCTTACAAAGACTTTCACTTATGCTGATGATGATGGAACGACAAAAATTACTGCTACATCAATAAAGTGGAAAGAGGGCATG GGCATACCAAATGGGATCAACCATGAGAAGAAAGGGAACAAGCGGCCTGCTAGTAATGAAAG CTTTTTTAGCTGGTTTACTGATACTCAAGAGAAAGATCACTCGGACATTCATGATGAG ATGAAGAAGACTTTGATGACAAAGAGACCATTGAAGAG GGAAAGGATGGTGATGACTCTGAAGAGAGTGAGGACgaccaagaagatgaagatgacgacgatgatgacgaagatggtGGTGAAGATGATGGCAAGTAAAGTTCCTCTGTCTGGGCACTCATTTATGGCTTTCACTACTTTGGTGATGGCTTATGTAAGGTGA
- the LOC122290117 gene encoding NAP1-related protein 1-like isoform X1, with amino-acid sequence MVADKGKKLKVAEKLEEKGSESIVGKLLVSVEKLQEIQDELETINEEASDKVLEVEQKYNEIRRPVYDKRTEMIKSIPDFWLTAFLSHPALGELLNEEDQKIFKHLSSLEVEDFKDVKSGYSITLHFNPNPYFEDTNLTKTFTYADDDGTTKITATSIKWKEGMGIPNGINHEKKGNKRPASNESFFSWFTDTQEKDHSDIHDEIAEIIKEDLWPNPLTYFNNDADEEDFDDKETIEEQGKDGDDSEESEDDQEDEDDDDDDEDGGEDDGK; translated from the exons ATGGTGGCCGACAAGGGAAAGAAGCTGAAGGTAGCGGAGAAACTCGAGGAAAAAGGCTCGGAGAGCATCGTTGGGAAACTACTCGTCTCTGTTGAGAAGCTGCAGGAGATCCAAGACGAGCTTGAGACG ATCAATGAGGAGGCCAGTGATAAAGTCCTGGAAGTGGAGCAGAAGTACAATGAGATACGCAGGCCTGTATATGACAAGCGGACTGAAATGATCAAATCCATTCCCGACTTCTGGTTAACTGCT TTTTTGAGTCATCCTGCTCTAGGCGAACTTTTGAATGAAGAGGATCAAAAG ATATTCAAGCATCTAAGTTCTCTTGAAGTGGAAGATTTCAAAGATGTTAAATCGGGTTACTCTATCACATtg CACTTTAACCCAAATCCTTACTTTGAAGATACAAATCTTACAAAGACTTTCACTTATGCTGATGATGATGGAACGACAAAAATTACTGCTACATCAATAAAGTGGAAAGAGGGCATG GGCATACCAAATGGGATCAACCATGAGAAGAAAGGGAACAAGCGGCCTGCTAGTAATGAAAG CTTTTTTAGCTGGTTTACTGATACTCAAGAGAAAGATCACTCGGACATTCATGATGAG ATTGCAGAAATCATCAAGGAGGATTTATGGCCGAATCCACTCACTTACTTCAATAAT GATGCAGATGAAGAAGACTTTGATGACAAAGAGACCATTGAAGAG CAGGGAAAGGATGGTGATGACTCTGAAGAGAGTGAGGACgaccaagaagatgaagatgacgacgatgatgacgaagatggtGGTGAAGATGATGGCAAGTAA
- the LOC122290117 gene encoding NAP1-related protein 1-like isoform X2 has translation MVADKGKKLKVAEKLEEKGSESIVGKLLVSVEKLQEIQDELETINEEASDKVLEVEQKYNEIRRPVYDKRTEMIKSIPDFWLTAFLSHPALGELLNEEDQKIFKHLSSLEVEDFKDVKSGYSITLHFNPNPYFEDTNLTKTFTYADDDGTTKITATSIKWKEGMGIPNGINHEKKGNKRPASNESFFSWFTDTQEKDHSDIHDEMKKTLMTKRPLKSRERMVMTLKRVRTTKKMKMTTMMTKMVVKMMASKVPLSGHSFMAFTTLVMAYVR, from the exons ATGGTGGCCGACAAGGGAAAGAAGCTGAAGGTAGCGGAGAAACTCGAGGAAAAAGGCTCGGAGAGCATCGTTGGGAAACTACTCGTCTCTGTTGAGAAGCTGCAGGAGATCCAAGACGAGCTTGAGACG ATCAATGAGGAGGCCAGTGATAAAGTCCTGGAAGTGGAGCAGAAGTACAATGAGATACGCAGGCCTGTATATGACAAGCGGACTGAAATGATCAAATCCATTCCCGACTTCTGGTTAACTGCT TTTTTGAGTCATCCTGCTCTAGGCGAACTTTTGAATGAAGAGGATCAAAAG ATATTCAAGCATCTAAGTTCTCTTGAAGTGGAAGATTTCAAAGATGTTAAATCGGGTTACTCTATCACATtg CACTTTAACCCAAATCCTTACTTTGAAGATACAAATCTTACAAAGACTTTCACTTATGCTGATGATGATGGAACGACAAAAATTACTGCTACATCAATAAAGTGGAAAGAGGGCATG GGCATACCAAATGGGATCAACCATGAGAAGAAAGGGAACAAGCGGCCTGCTAGTAATGAAAG CTTTTTTAGCTGGTTTACTGATACTCAAGAGAAAGATCACTCGGACATTCATGATGAG ATGAAGAAGACTTTGATGACAAAGAGACCATTGAAGAG CAGGGAAAGGATGGTGATGACTCTGAAGAGAGTGAGGACgaccaagaagatgaagatgacgacgatgatgacgaagatggtGGTGAAGATGATGGCAAGTAAAGTTCCTCTGTCTGGGCACTCATTTATGGCTTTCACTACTTTGGTGATGGCTTATGTAAGGTGA